The proteins below are encoded in one region of Bacteroides uniformis:
- a CDS encoding DUF3876 domain-containing protein, which translates to MKANRRFPVRNICGAWKSNLHSPPVQVFHDGRNFCLAIVYNPDTVIVNKIEQTGRGLSVDLFGEILLGYDEEKDLLYLSTEGEYVRADEL; encoded by the coding sequence ATGAAAGCTAACCGTAGGTTTCCGGTCAGAAATATCTGTGGCGCATGGAAAAGTAACCTGCACTCCCCACCGGTGCAGGTGTTCCACGACGGCAGGAATTTCTGCCTTGCCATAGTCTATAATCCCGATACGGTGATAGTAAACAAAATAGAACAAACCGGGCGGGGACTATCCGTTGATCTGTTTGGGGAAATACTGTTAGGCTATGACGAGGAAAAGGATCTGTTATACCTCTCTACGGAAGGGGAATATGTCCGGGCGGACGAGCTGTGA
- a CDS encoding DUF3876 domain-containing protein produces MKYLFNEKQMRTLSVLLAGVMCLLTEACTEPQTDMNRLCGEWKSAIGKPDIRIAKDGKCYKLTLFAKRGMTGRTVPETYVIQQKGGAMFIDTGFHIDMTYHQERDILTFSTNGEYVRKQ; encoded by the coding sequence ATGAAGTATCTATTTAATGAGAAACAGATGAGAACATTGTCGGTGCTGCTCGCCGGGGTCATGTGCCTGCTGACGGAAGCCTGCACCGAACCGCAAACGGATATGAACCGGTTGTGCGGGGAATGGAAAAGTGCCATCGGGAAACCGGATATACGGATTGCCAAAGACGGGAAGTGCTACAAGCTGACCCTTTTTGCCAAAAGGGGAATGACGGGAAGAACGGTGCCGGAAACGTATGTGATCCAACAGAAAGGTGGGGCTATGTTTATCGACACGGGGTTTCATATTGATATGACTTACCATCAGGAAAGGGATATATTGACCTTTTCAACCAATGGGGAGTATGTCCGGAAACAGTAG
- a CDS encoding TraG family conjugative transposon ATPase gives MRNVLKAATIESKFPLLAVERDCIISKDADITVAFRVELPELFTVTTPEYETIHSTWAKAIKVLPNYSVVHKQDWFIKENYQPKTDKDSLSFLSRCYEMHFNERPFLNHGCYLFLTKTTKERARMQSNFSSLCRGFIVPKEVNKEMTTRFLEAVGQFEQIVNDSGLVRLVRLGTDEIVGTDKGAGLIEKYFSLSLEDTTTLEDMELGTDGLRIGDKKLCVHTLSDVDDVPGKVGTDMRYEKLSTDRSDCRLCFAAPIGLLLSCNHIVNQYIFIDDSNENLKKFEKTARNMQSLSRYSRSNQINKEWIDLYLNEAHSYSLTSVRCHCNVMAWSDDAEELKNIRNDVGSQLALMECKPRHNTVDAATLYWAAMPGNAGDFPEEESFYTFIEPALCFFIEETNYKSSPSAFGIKMADRISGKPIHVDISDLPMKTGIITNRNKFVLGGSGSGKSFFMNHLVRQYWEQGAHIVLVDTGNSYSGLCEMIRRKTHGDDGVYFTYTEESPISFNPFFTQDKVFDVEKKESIKTLLLTLWKKDNEPASRSEEVALSNAVALFIDRIKYDDSLVPSFDTFYEFVDTDYRAILDAKGVRDKEFDITNFLNVLEPYHKGGEYDFLLNSDKQLDLLDKRFVVFEIDSIKDHPILFPVTTIIIMEMFINKLRRLKGVRKMIIIEEAWKALTREGMAEYMRYLYKTVRKFFGEAVTVTQEVDDIISSPIVKESIINNSDCKILLDQRKYMNKFSKIQELLGLTDKEKAQILSINMANAASRKYKEVWFGLGGVQSAVYATEVSMQEYLTYTTEETEKLEVMQLAEKLGGNIELAIKQLAESKKQKKQD, from the coding sequence ATGAGAAATGTACTAAAAGCTGCCACGATAGAAAGCAAATTCCCGTTGCTTGCGGTGGAACGGGACTGCATCATCAGCAAGGATGCGGATATTACCGTCGCCTTCCGGGTGGAACTGCCGGAGTTGTTCACGGTCACCACACCGGAATATGAAACGATACATTCCACATGGGCGAAAGCAATCAAGGTATTGCCGAACTATTCGGTGGTACACAAGCAGGACTGGTTTATCAAGGAGAATTACCAGCCGAAAACGGATAAGGATAGCCTTAGTTTCCTCTCCCGTTGTTACGAGATGCACTTCAATGAACGTCCGTTCCTCAATCACGGGTGTTATCTGTTCCTGACGAAAACGACGAAGGAACGGGCAAGGATGCAAAGTAATTTTTCATCGCTGTGCCGCGGGTTTATCGTGCCGAAAGAGGTGAACAAGGAGATGACTACGCGCTTTCTGGAAGCGGTGGGACAGTTCGAACAGATCGTGAACGATTCGGGACTTGTCCGGCTGGTACGGTTGGGCACGGATGAAATCGTAGGTACGGACAAGGGTGCGGGACTGATCGAGAAATATTTCTCGCTCTCGCTGGAAGATACGACGACACTGGAAGATATGGAGTTAGGAACGGACGGGCTGCGCATCGGCGACAAGAAGCTGTGCGTGCATACGCTCTCGGACGTGGACGATGTGCCGGGAAAGGTGGGCACGGATATGCGGTACGAGAAGTTATCGACTGACCGCTCGGACTGCCGGTTGTGCTTTGCGGCTCCCATCGGGCTGCTGTTGTCGTGCAACCATATTGTGAACCAATATATTTTCATTGATGACAGCAACGAGAACCTGAAGAAGTTCGAGAAGACGGCACGAAACATGCAGTCGCTCTCCCGCTACAGCCGGTCGAACCAGATTAACAAGGAATGGATAGACCTCTATCTGAACGAGGCGCACAGTTATTCGCTGACGTCGGTACGCTGCCACTGCAATGTGATGGCGTGGTCGGATGATGCGGAGGAACTGAAGAATATTCGCAACGATGTGGGCAGCCAGTTGGCGCTGATGGAATGTAAGCCAAGGCATAACACGGTGGACGCGGCTACGCTGTATTGGGCGGCGATGCCGGGAAATGCGGGGGACTTTCCGGAGGAGGAAAGTTTCTATACATTCATCGAACCGGCTCTCTGTTTCTTTATCGAGGAAACAAATTACAAGAGTTCGCCGAGTGCGTTCGGGATAAAGATGGCTGACCGGATTAGCGGGAAGCCGATTCATGTGGATATTTCGGACTTGCCGATGAAGACGGGGATCATTACGAACCGCAATAAATTCGTGCTGGGCGGTTCGGGTAGTGGGAAGTCATTCTTTATGAATCATTTAGTGAGGCAGTATTGGGAACAGGGGGCGCACATCGTGCTGGTGGATACGGGTAATTCGTATTCGGGGCTGTGCGAGATGATACGGAGAAAGACGCACGGGGACGACGGGGTGTATTTCACCTATACGGAGGAAAGCCCGATCAGTTTCAACCCCTTCTTTACGCAGGACAAGGTGTTTGACGTGGAGAAAAAGGAATCTATCAAGACATTGCTCCTGACGCTCTGGAAGAAGGACAATGAACCGGCGTCGCGCTCGGAAGAGGTAGCGCTGTCCAATGCGGTTGCCTTGTTCATTGACCGGATCAAGTATGATGACAGCCTTGTGCCGTCTTTCGACACTTTCTACGAGTTTGTGGACACGGACTACCGGGCGATACTGGATGCGAAGGGGGTACGCGACAAGGAGTTCGACATCACCAATTTCCTGAATGTACTGGAACCTTACCACAAGGGCGGCGAGTATGATTTTCTGCTGAACTCGGACAAGCAGCTGGACTTGCTGGACAAGCGGTTCGTGGTATTCGAAATCGATTCTATCAAGGATCATCCCATCCTTTTTCCGGTGACTACTATCATTATTATGGAGATGTTTATCAATAAGTTACGCCGGTTGAAAGGGGTAAGAAAGATGATAATCATCGAGGAGGCATGGAAGGCACTGACACGGGAAGGGATGGCGGAATATATGCGCTATCTGTACAAGACTGTCCGAAAGTTTTTCGGGGAGGCGGTGACGGTAACGCAAGAGGTGGACGATATTATTTCTTCGCCTATTGTCAAGGAGAGTATTATCAATAACTCGGATTGCAAGATTCTGCTCGACCAACGCAAGTACATGAACAAGTTCTCGAAAATTCAGGAGTTGCTGGGGCTGACGGACAAGGAGAAGGCGCAAATCCTCTCTATCAATATGGCAAATGCGGCATCGAGGAAGTATAAGGAGGTGTGGTTCGGGCTGGGCGGCGTGCAGTCGGCGGTCTATGCCACGGAGGTGTCGATGCAGGAGTATTTGACTTATACGACGGAGGAAACGGAGAAACTGGAAGTGATGCAGTTGGCGGAGAAATTAGGGGGGAATATCGAACTGGCTATCAAGCAACTGGCGGAAAGTAAAAAACAAAAAAAACAGGATTGA
- a CDS encoding DUF4133 domain-containing protein has protein sequence MEFELNKGIGKSAEFKGLKAQYLFLFAAGLLAVFVVFIILYMVGINQWICIGFGVVTASVLVWATFALNEKYGEHGLMKLLSSRQHPRFLINRITPRKLFKKRRK, from the coding sequence ATGGAATTTGAACTAAACAAGGGGATTGGGAAAAGTGCTGAATTTAAAGGACTGAAAGCGCAATATCTGTTCCTGTTCGCTGCCGGATTGCTCGCGGTATTTGTAGTGTTCATCATCCTGTATATGGTGGGTATCAACCAGTGGATTTGCATCGGGTTCGGTGTTGTCACGGCTTCGGTACTGGTATGGGCTACATTTGCGCTGAATGAGAAATACGGCGAACACGGACTGATGAAACTGCTCTCGTCCCGGCAGCATCCCCGCTTCCTGATTAACAGGATCACTCCCCGAAAATTATTCAAAAAGAGAAGAAAATGA
- a CDS encoding DUF4134 domain-containing protein: MNTKKFLLAAAALFVAVGATYAQGNGQAGITEATNLITGYFDPGTKLVYAIGAVCGLIGGVKVYNKFSSGDPDTSKVAASWFGACIFLIVAATILRSFFL; this comes from the coding sequence ATGAATACAAAGAAATTTCTTTTAGCTGCCGCCGCTCTGTTTGTGGCTGTGGGCGCTACTTATGCACAGGGTAACGGACAAGCAGGGATAACGGAGGCAACGAACCTGATAACGGGATATTTTGACCCGGGGACGAAGTTAGTGTACGCTATCGGAGCGGTCTGCGGATTGATTGGCGGGGTAAAAGTCTATAACAAATTTTCATCGGGCGATCCCGACACGAGTAAAGTTGCCGCAAGTTGGTTTGGAGCTTGTATTTTCCTGATTGTGGCGGCTACTATTTTGAGGTCGTTCTTCTTGTAA
- a CDS encoding DUF3408 domain-containing protein: MRMAKKLKEDVNLDEIDENFIISSFKTTEPQQTGGTLQAVERAKENREAGKGKKRGLSEYGEKFLKRNELKTRQCVYISGQIHAVISRLVHVIADKDITVGGYIDTVLAEHLERHKEEINELYRQKREDLI; the protein is encoded by the coding sequence GTCAATCTGGATGAGATTGACGAGAACTTCATCATCTCGTCGTTCAAGACGACGGAACCGCAACAAACGGGCGGAACACTGCAAGCGGTGGAACGGGCGAAGGAGAACCGGGAAGCGGGAAAGGGAAAGAAACGGGGACTGTCGGAGTACGGCGAAAAGTTCCTGAAACGGAACGAGCTGAAAACACGGCAGTGCGTGTATATCAGCGGGCAGATTCATGCGGTCATCTCCCGACTGGTGCATGTGATAGCGGACAAGGATATAACGGTGGGCGGCTATATAGATACGGTACTGGCGGAACATCTGGAAAGGCACAAGGAAGAGATTAACGAACTGTACCGGCAAAAGAGGGAGGATCTGATATGA